A region of the Myxococcus stipitatus DSM 14675 genome:
CCCACACGTTCTTTCGCAGGCCCGCGTCTGATTCCAGGAGGGGGCGCAGCGCGGCACCGGGAATCCGCACCACCGTGGACGCGGACGCCGTGCGCACCGACGTGCAGTGCCGCCCGCCCGCGAACGCGGAGATCTCCCCGAACACGGTGCCGCTGCCGAGCTGGTTCACCACCTCTTCCTTCGGCCCCGCGCCCGCGAGCACGTAGGCGGCGCCGCGCGCGAGCAGGTACAGCTCATCGCTCACGTCGCTCTGCCGGAAGACATAGTGGCCCGCGGGGAGTGCCCGCACCTGGGCCCGTGCGGCGAGCGCCTTCAGCACGGAGGGCGCGAAGTGGGCGAACAGCGGAGAGGACTTGAGCTGTCGTGCCACTGTCGCGCGGAGCAGGCGCGCGCCACCCGGCAGGAGGTAGGCGAGCGCCATGGCCGAGTCCACCGGACTCTGGAGGAAGCGGCCACACATGACGCGCAGGATGCTCAGGATGTTGGCCAGCGTGATGGGGACCAGCGTCAACAGTCCGTGGCCCTGGGTGTAGCCCGGGTTGGCCTCCAGGAAGAACCGCGCGGAGGGCTTGTCACACTGGCGCCAGTAGTCCCGCTCCGCCTCGGAGTCTCGGGTGCGCCAGCCCACCTGTCGCAGCAGCGGCGTGTCCGGCGCGACGCGGGCCAGGCCGAACGCGGAGCCCAGCTCGTCGATGAAGTCGCGCAGCGGCGCGGGAAGGGGACGCTCGCGCCGGGGCCACACCTCGCCGCAATACTTCGTGAGCAGGGCATAGCTGGACGGGTGCACCAGCGCGCCCAGGTAATACGCGGGCCGGCCCGGGTGCCGCAGGAGATATTTCAGGACCAACGACAACGCCAGTCGGGGACTGAGGTTGCTTCCGCGATACGCACGCAGCGAGCCCGCCTCCGCGCGAAACACGGCGGTGGTGACACCGTTGAGCTTTTTCTCAAAGACATGCAGGGCGAAGTAGCCGACGAGCAAGCCCGCTTCGTTGCGGTGGAGCTGAATCCAGGTGTGCTCGGCGGTGGAGTCCACCACGTAGCGTGCGAAACACTCGCGCTCCACGCCGTCGAAGATTTCTTGATGCACGGCGTAGAGCGCGTCCGTCAGTCGCCGCCGGGCTTCAGTGGAGAGTGACTGGGGGACGACGACTTCGGTACTCGTGATACGGGACATGATGGGGCGATGCTCCGTTCCGCGTGCGGTGGAACCGCGCGCGCCGGTCGCCGATATGTCCAGGCTTCTCAGAGGACGTGAGTCCCCAGGCGGAAGGATGCCGAGTCCTCAACGCCCACCACGTCTCCAGGGAATGCGAACGCGTTTGAGATTGACGTGAAACCTTGTACGAACATGCGAGCACTTGTACCAAGGTCTATCGGGTGTCCCTCGGGTGAGTCAGCCCGCGCGGAGCGCGGACGGTGTATCGCGCGTCTCCAGGTGTTGCAGGCGTGCGCCCTCGGCCTCGAACAGCTCACGCAGCCACGGGTGGCAGGTGAAGGCAATCACTTGCTGGTGCTCGGAGAGCTGGGCAAGCAAGTGGATGGCGGCCCGGGCGCGCAAGGGGTCGAAGTTCACCAGCACGTCATCCACGATGAGGGGCAGCGCTCCCCGCGTCTCCGCGAAGTCGCGCACCACGGCCAGGCGGAAGGCGAGGTAGAGCTGTTCCCGGGTGCCGCGTGAGAGCTGGGCCGCGCTCCAGTCCCGCTGGCCGTCGCTCACGCGCAGCTCGCGCTCGTCACCGGCGGGGATGAAGACGCGGCGGTAGCGGCCCGCGGTCAACAGCGTGAAGTGTTCGGAGGCGAGCTGCACGACGCGCGGCTGTTGCTCCTCCTCGAAGCGGCGCCGGGCCTGGCTCAGGAGCGCGAGGGCGAGCTTGTCCTCCGCGTAACGCGTGGCCAGCTCCGCCACCTTCGCGCGCAGCGTCTCCTCCTGAATCCGCAGGCGGGCGAGCAGGTCGTCGTTCTCCCATTGCTCGAGCTGGTTGCGGGTGGCGCCCTGCTCGGTGAGGAGCTGTCGGGCCTGTGCCTGGGCCT
Encoded here:
- a CDS encoding cyclic nucleotide-binding domain-containing protein, with the translated sequence MSRITSTEVVVPQSLSTEARRRLTDALYAVHQEIFDGVERECFARYVVDSTAEHTWIQLHRNEAGLLVGYFALHVFEKKLNGVTTAVFRAEAGSLRAYRGSNLSPRLALSLVLKYLLRHPGRPAYYLGALVHPSSYALLTKYCGEVWPRRERPLPAPLRDFIDELGSAFGLARVAPDTPLLRQVGWRTRDSEAERDYWRQCDKPSARFFLEANPGYTQGHGLLTLVPITLANILSILRVMCGRFLQSPVDSAMALAYLLPGGARLLRATVARQLKSSPLFAHFAPSVLKALAARAQVRALPAGHYVFRQSDVSDELYLLARGAAYVLAGAGPKEEVVNQLGSGTVFGEISAFAGGRHCTSVRTASASTVVRIPGAALRPLLESDAGLRKNVWGTLTERHFDDLIRAQRRYAHLGRKERRAWLSRGVERELAAGQELLLEPGCHLFMVSGAVELSHVTPRLVARGALFLEVERHLPLVAREDTRVVVLP